In the Dioscorea cayenensis subsp. rotundata cultivar TDr96_F1 chromosome 12, TDr96_F1_v2_PseudoChromosome.rev07_lg8_w22 25.fasta, whole genome shotgun sequence genome, one interval contains:
- the LOC120273857 gene encoding beta-galactosidase-like, whose amino-acid sequence MSFVSSVQLPFSSNSGYKFWEDPSFIKWRKRDAHVPLQSHDSVEGCLRYWYERNKVDHVISSSAVWNDDAVLGALKSAASWVKELPFVRSLSGQWKFLLASSPANVPIDFYSNSFVDSVWETLPVPSNWQTHGFDCPIYTNVVYPFPLKPPHVPSDNPTGCYRTYFHIPNEWEGRRILLHFEAVDSAFLAWVNGVLVGYSQDSRLPAEFEITDCCHPCGSDKENILAVQVFRWSGGSYLEDQDHWWLSGIHRDVLLLAKQKVFITDYFFKSRFAENFLVAELEVEVKFDMIHVDSEDVDISRFAIEAALYDNAELPGYSKNEGVADSSSYSPVLLKPKSLWSGFGFPGYHLFGKLEMPKLWSCENPNLYTLVLTLKDESGKLLDCESCQVGMREISRSHKQILVNGQPVVIRGVNRHEHHPCTGKTNLEACMIKDLVLMKQNNINAVRNSHYPQHPRWYELCDLFGVYMIDEANIETHGFSLSSQFKHPTSEPSWATSMLDRVIGMVERDKNHACIISWSLGNESDYGPNHSALAGWIRGKDPSRLLHYEGGGSKTSSTDIVCPMYMRVWDMVKIANDPSETRPLILCEYSHAMGNSSGNIHEYWEAIDHTFGLQGGFIWEWVDQALLKEGTDGYKYWAYGGHFGDTPNDSNFCLNGLTWPDRTPHPALHEVKYVYQPIKTTLIESRIKITNALFFESTKGLEFRWHLMGDGCNLGSGVLNVPVIEPQSSYDIELDSCPWISLWASSSAIEIFVTIIAKMNHSTRWVKDGHIIASSQLCLPSRRNPGPHVIKIGDCRGLTSENISGILTINKENNWQIKVNNNTGTIESWEVEGHLLTCKGILPCFWRAPTDNDKGGESNSYASKWRACHLDKMSVHTTHCSIEQQTDHVVQVKTVYFIVTEDQNFLSKDKDTIDETETRSTVFFRVEVCYWFYDSGDVIAEYNVNPNSDLPPLPRIGVVFHVEESFDKVTWYGKGPFECYPDRKEAAHVGVYESSVADMHVPYIVPGESSGRADVRWVAFQDNDGYGLFASVYGSSPPMQMSASYYSTSELDRATHNKDLVKGNDIEVHLDHKHMGLGGDDSWSPCVHDQYLVPPVPYSFSIRLSPTRPSLSCQDIYISQLPP is encoded by the exons ATGTCGTTTGTTTCTTCAGTTCAGCTTCCATTTTCTTCAAACTCTGGTTATAAGTTTTGGgaggatccatctttcatcaaGTGGAGGAAACGTGATGCTCATGTGCCTTTGCAGTCGCATGATTCGGTTGAAG GATGTCTTAGATATTGGTATGAGCGCAACAAAGTAGATCATGTTATTTCTAGTTCAGCtgtgtggaatgatgatgctgTTTTGGGCGCTCTCAAGAGTGCTGCATCATGGGTTAAGGAGTTGCCTTTTGTGAGGTCTCTAAGCGGCCAGTGGAAATTCCTTTTGGCCTCTTCTCCTGCAAATGTTCCTATCGACTTCTATAGTAACAGTTTTGTTGATTCAGTATGGGAAACATTGCCAG TTCCTTCAAATTGGCAGACGCATGGTTTTGATTGTCCAATTTATACAAATGTTGTGTATCCCTTTCCTCTTAAGCCGCCACATGTCCCCTCCGACAATCCAACAGGCTGTTATAGGACATATTTTCATatcccaaatgagtgggaaG GTCGCCGAATCTTGCTTCATTTTGAGGCTGTTGATTCTGCATTTCTTGCATGGGTGAATGGGGTTCTTGTCGGTTATAG CCAGGATAGTAGGCTTCCTGCTGAGTTTGAAATCACAGATTGTTGTCATCCATGTGGTTCAGATAAGGAAAATATTCTTGCCGTTCAAGTCTTCAGATGGAGTGGCGGCTCATATTTAGAAGATCAAGACCATTGGTGGTTGTCTGGTATTCACCGAgatgttcttcttcttgcaAAACAAAAG GTCTTTATCACggactatttttttaaatcaagattcgctgaaaattttcttgttgCTGAACTTGAG GTTGAAGTAAAGTTTGATATGATCCATGTGGATTCTGAAGATGTTGACATTTCTAGGTTTGCCATTGAAGCAGCATTATATGACAATGCAGAGTTGCCTGGCTACAGCAAAAATGAAGGTGTTGCTGATTCTAGTTCTTATAGCCCAGTGCTTCTAAAGCCAAAGTCACTGTGGAGTGGTTTTGGTTTTCCTGGTTATCACCTTTTTGGGAAACTAGAAATGCCAAAGCTATGGTCCTGTGAAAAC CCAAACTTATACACTCTGGTTCTCACCCTCAAAGATGAATCTGGAAAACTACTAGACTGTGAATCATGCCAGGTAGGTATGAGGGAAATATCTCGGTCTCATAAGCAGATACTTGTTAATGGACAGCCAGTGGTCATTCGAGGTGTCAATAGACATGAACATCATCCATGTACAGGCAAGACCAATTTGGAAGCCTGCATGATTAAG gatttggttttaatgaaacaaaataatatcaaCGCTGTGAGGAATAGCCATTATCCTCAACACCCTAGGTGGTACGAGTTGTGTGATCTTTTTGGAGTTTATATGATTGATGAAGCCAATATAGAGACACATgggttttctctttcttctcaaTTTAAGCATCCAACATCAGAACCAAGCTGGGCAACCTCTATGCTGGATCGTGTTATTGGCATGGTGGAGAGGGACAAAAACCATGCCTGCATTATTTCGTGGTCATTAGGAAATGAATCTGACTATGGACCTAACCATTCTGCTCTTGCTG GTTGGATTCGAGGGAAGGACCCTTCTAGGCTTTTGCATTATGAAGGGGGTGGATCTAAAACATCATCAACCGATATTGTATGCCCCATGTATATGCGTGTGTGGGACATGGTAAAAATTGCTAATGATCCAAGTGAAACTAGACCTCTGATTCTGTGCGA GTACTCACATGCAATGGGGAATAGTAGTGGAAATATTCATGAATATTGGGAAGCTATTGATCACACATTTGGATTGCAAGGGGGCTTTATTTGGGAGTGGGTTGATCAG GCTTTATTGAAGGAGGGTACAGATGGATATAAATACTGGGCCTATGGTGGTCACTTTGGAGATACACCTAATGACTCAAACTTTTGTTTAAATGGCCTTACCTGGCCAGATCGAACTCCTCATCCTGCCTTACATG AAGTTAAGTACGTCTATCAACCAATAAAGACAACTTTAATCGAAAGCAGGATAAAG ATAACAAATGCACTATTTTTCGAATCAACAAAAGGATTGGAGTTTCGTTGGCATCTTATGGGAGATGGATGCAACCTGGGATCTGGGGTGCTCAATGTTCCAGTAATAGAACCACAAAGTAGTTATGATATTGAGTTGGATTCATGTCCCTGGATTTCTCTTTGGGCATCATCTTCTGCAATAGAAATATTCGTAACAATAATTGCAAAGATGAATCATTCAACTCGTTGGGTGAAGGATGGCCATATAATTGCTTCTTCTCAGCTGTGCTTGCCTTCCAGAAGAAATCCTGGACCTCAT GTTATTAAAATAGGAGACTGTCGGGGTTTAACTTCTGAGAATATCTCTGGCATTCTCACTATTAACAAGGAGAACAACTGGCAAATCAAGGTCAACAACAATACGGGAACTATTGAGAGTTGGGAG GTTGAAGGACATTTGTTGACTTGCAAAGGTATACTTCCCTGCTTTTGGCGAGCTCCTACTGATAATGATAAAGGGGGGGAGTCAAATAGTTATGCAAGTAAATGGCGGGCATGCCATCTTGATAAGATGTCAGTTCATACTACTCATTGCTCCATCGAACAACAGACAGATCATGTTGTGCAAGTGAAAACTGTTTATTTCATTGTTACTGAAGATCAAAATTTCCTGTCTAAAGATAAAGACACCATTGATGAAACAGAGACAAGAAGTACAGTCTTCTTCAGGGTCGAGGTGTGCTACTGGTTCTATGATTCTGGCGATGTGATTGCTGAATACAATGTTAATCCTAACagtgatctccctcctctaccACGGATTGGGGTTGTGTTCCATGTTGAAGAATCCTTTGATAAGGTGACATGGTATGGGAAAGGCCCCTTTGAGTGCTATCCGGATAGGAAAGAAGCTGCCCATGTTGGCGTATATGAAAGCAGTGTAGCAGATATGCATGTACCATACATTGTTCCTGGTGAATCTTCTGGCCGAGCAGATGTAAGATGGGTAGCATTTCAAGACAATGATGGATATGGCCTGTTTGCTTCTGTTTATGGTTCATCACCACCAATGCAGATGAGCGCAAGCTATTATAGCACTTCCGAGCTGGACAGGGCAACTCACAACAAAGACTTGGTCAAAGGAAATGACATTGAG GTGCATCTTGATCACAAGCATATGGGCTTGGGCGGAGATGACAGCTGGAGTCCGTGTGTTCATGATCAATACCTGGTGCCTCCGGTTCCCTACTCCTTTTCCATAAGATTGTCCCCGACCCGTCCTTCGCTGTCCTGTCAGGATATTTACATTTCTCAGCTCCCGCCATGA